The Oncorhynchus masou masou isolate Uvic2021 chromosome 4, UVic_Omas_1.1, whole genome shotgun sequence DNA segment ccttaggtgaccaaaagccctgtccgtcTCAGCCAACCACTGCAAACGTACTGGGCCCCCCTTCAgtagtgaggtaatgggagccgctacctgaccaaaacccaggATAAACCTCCgatagtaattggcaaaccctaaaaaaggctgcacctcctttaccgtggtgggagtcggccaattacgcacggctgaaatgcagtcactctccattgACATTTCAAAGTTTGAAAAATTCATGTAAAATCGGGTGAGATGAAAATTGACAAACTAAATGGTGTGCCatgtgtaggcccactgagtggacattctgaaccttgtttgaagtcagtaggtcacatgaccaatgagttattaaaattaaaaatttgGAAAAATTAATGTAAAATCATGTGTCATGAAAATATAGAAGGGTAGTAGTCAGTGttgcaatatagaagggtagtcagtgtacattctgaaccttgtttgaagtcagtaggtcacatgaccaagaaGCTATTAACATTAGAAAGTTAGAAAAATTCATGGAAAAATGTGAGATGAAAATTGACAAACCAAAGGTGTAcaatatagaagggtagtcagtggacattctgaacttTGTTTGAGTCAAGTAGGtaacatgaccaaggagctattgacattcaaatgtaaaaaaaagtttATACTTTGTTTACGCTCCATAACTAATTCAACTAGGACTACAAAATGCTGCTCACATTTCCACGTTTATTAGCTTTGGAAAGCGAATTAATATCTAAATCGTGAAAATAAGACCTGTGCAATTTTTCCAACATCATGACACTTATTTGGAGCCTGTGGCTCAAGTGGTTTGAAAGCTGTTGAGGTTTGAAAGCGCGAATATCCGTCAAATATCCAATTTGAAACTGGCTTCACCTCGTATTGGGTGGCAAATAAACCCCCAGTTCCAATACCAAATCAAACAAAAAATATAACACGTCCTGAATCAAGGCTGTAAACCCATAGGCAGACAGGTTACCTCCCACATTGACTGTTGCCATAGATCTGTGAACTTAGAGTCAGCAAATATCCCTCTCATAAACCCTTGTTGACTAGTGTTCAAAACAAAGTCCACAATTTGTGTGGGTGACAACCGGCGTCTATAAATCAGCCAGCTTTAAATCCTGAAGTAGCCTATGCAATTCCTGAAGCCCAGTTGCGATGCTTGGGTCGGTGGTGTTGTTGTGGCTCTTTATCCTCCTTCTATTCTTCTTCATCAGGGTCCGCCGACCTAAAAACTTCCCACCAGGACCCCGTCCCCTGCCCATCCTTGGCAACCTGCTACAGCTGGATCCTGTCAACCCCCTCAAAGACCTGGAAGGGGTAAAGTAGGCTATACTTTGTAGGCTAGAGTTAGACCAACTCTCGCTAGACCTGCTACGATTACGCTGCTGGAAGTAACTTTTTTTGTGACGCTAATATTTTGGATATAGCTTTCTTCAAGCAACTCATAATATAGGTCAACGGATTCCTATTATTCTGTATAATAAATCCAAGTCGCTCCATTTagtatgtatgatatgttacgtttcgtatggtgTGTATTATGGATGACCATCACctatttcgtatgatatgttacgaattataatttgtattatatgttatgaatttgcaaaaatgaacaatatgttatgaatttgctgGGCCCTCCCTGCACGCACGCACCACGTCTATTTATTTATGCACAGCACTGTTCATGACAAAaaaaactgttcacacccctcttgttggtggagaggattttgcaggtttaaagcttatttcctgcaattctacaaattttgtcatggggtgcaaagaaaatgttgccgttttaaagctACATTTCTTGCAATTCTTTACAGTttcccatgtctaatgtgtattcgtgtgatatttgagtgacaaaaAAATTACAACAAAATCTATGGGACTGTAACAACCTTCAAGAGTCAATTTAAATCTGGACAGGGTTCTTAAATATAAGACAAGTTTTGGAAACactgccttaagtaaccatctgtcttttGTACCAGAGGTAACATCATACTAATTTGAGAGTCCCGGAtctacatttactatgttacgtctagtctctGAGACCAGTCTGACTGAATGGGTATTAAGTGTGATGTAGGCTAAAGTTTTAGGACAACAGATACAATAGTTGATTCATGCCACAATTGGACAAAAGAATgctcaacaaggttggaatgtcATAACACAATTTCACCAAAAGACAATGATTAATTAATTTGACAATAAACAGAAATAataagtggcacagtggtctaaggcactgcatctcagtgcaagaggtgtcactgcagtccctggtttgaatccaggctgcatcacatccattCTGATTGGGAATCccttagggcggcgcacaattggcctagtgtcatccgggtttggctggggtaggccgtcattgtaaataagattttgttcttaactgacttacctagtaaaataatTAGGGAAAATTGTGGATAAAAACCATGCTTTCTGTTATTTCTAAACTGTAACATTCTGGGATTTGTAAACACGGGGAAAaaaattgaatttaaaaaaaagggAAACACTTTATCCTGGGTAGAAATTGTGTAATAACACACTAACAACACTGTATAGATATGTTCTGAATAAGGTTGAGCTATTTTGTTATTATACATAAAGAAAGGAAACCAGGGACTCAATGTTTAATATCAGAGTGCTACACAACTTGTAAAGGGAGAAATAATAGTAGTCAGCCAAGCGTTActcctgttaacctgttaacTCCAAAACGCAAGACTGAAAGCTTATCCATCAACCAGTTCCCCATTATATTCTCACAATAAAtactccccctgtccctctccttctgtgCTACAGCTGAAGAGGCGCTATGGTAACGTGTTCAGTCTGTACATCGGCTCACGGCCTGCAGTGGTTCTGAATGGCCTGGAGGTGGTTCGTGAGGCACTGGTGACACGGGCAGCGGAATATGCTGGACGACCAACCCATATGATGGTCAGCCACCTCTTCAAAGGCAAAGGTAGAACTTTCTTGACCCCTTTTATAATATGTATTATAATAAGGGaactatgtgtgtgtatgtgccacTGGCTGTATCTGATCCCTGGTCTCCCACAGGAGAAACCAACGTCTTAAGAATTAGCCCAATAGGAAATCCCCCCTGGGCTGAGGGTGACACTGATTTTAAAGTCGCAGGCATGAGACCGTGAGACCGACCCACTTACGTTCCGTGTGTGCTTGTACGTGTGTGTGCCGATCAGGGATCGTCATGGCCAATTATGGCTCCAGCTGGAGGGACCACCGGCGCTTTGCACTGACCACGCTGAGAAACTTTGGTCTGGGAAAACGCTCCATGGAAGAGCGCATCCTGGAGGAGGTGTCCCACATCTGCACTGAGCTGGAGAGCAGTGCTGGTACAGTCTCACTGTACATATTCATGTCATTATCAGCACTTAGTATCTACCCCAAGCTCCTCCAAATACTGTATCAAACCATTACACTATTAACCCCTTGTAGTTGTAACAAACTTCCACAAACCACACAAACTTCACAGAAGTAAGATACTCTCAGTAATACTCCCAGTATGACTATATTTACTATACTTGTTTAAACATTAGGTATAAAGACTGTGGGGATTGTTACTTTATCtatcctgtcagtgtgttcaaTTCAGTAGCTCTGTGATCGTCGTTTTTACCTTGTCCGTGTGTATTGCCTCGTGTGGTGAACGTTGCTGTGCCCTGGTAGGCGGTTCGATGGATCCTCAGCACCTCTTCCATCTGGCTGCGTCTAACATCATCTGCTCACTGATTTTTGGAGAGAGGTTTGAATATGACGACCCAGTCATCCTCACCCTCATCCAGAGGTTAGAGGAATTTACCAAGGAAGCTCTCGGACCTTGGGCCATGGTACAGTCTAAGCCCTCCGTGCTTActaaaaaagggttccaaaatggttcttcggctgtccccaggtagaacccttttgggttccagatagaaccttctgtggaaagggttctacactgaacccaaaagtgttcttcaaaggggttcttcaaagtgttctccaatggggacagcGAAAATAATCCTTTTAGATTCTAGATGGAAACTTTTTTTTATAAGAGTTTGACCTATCTGTGCTCAACATGACACACTGATCCACATTCTCCTATGTTTTACCTCCATTTCCTCCCATCTATCTTTTGTAGCTCTATGAAATCATACCAGTCTTGAGGCCCCTCCCTTTGCCATTCAGGAACGTTTTCCACAAATTTGATCAAATGAAAGAACATATCAAAAAGGTTGTGACCAAGCACAAACATTCAAGGGTCGCAGGAGAGCCCAGAGACCTCCTTGACTGCTACCTGGACCAGATTGACAAGGTAGGAGAACAATAGAAGTATGGTTCTAGAAGTAAAATAAAGAAGATAAGATATAAAGTAAGTAGCCTTGTACAAGTAAGCCTGAATGGTCCATAGGGCAGgagcctatctcctgtttctgtagcattaAGAAGCTTGATGTAGAAGTAcacccctggataggacactggTCTGTTGCAGGACTTTACCCTGAATCCATTTGCCAATCAGAGAGGCATCGGGTCCCATTTTTAGTCTTTGGAATGACTTCCGTGAACGGAGCAAACATTTTCATTGGGCTGGTAGAAGAGGAGGACGTACTTTACAGGATGGAGCAGGGTGGAATGCAGAATTTAATGTAGATGCCTTTGGTGtctgcgtgcgtgcatgtgtttgtgtgtttcagaCAGCTGATGGAGGCTCCACATTTAATGATGCTCAGATGGTGTCTCTACTACTTGACCTGTTCATTGCTGGGACAGACACGACTTCCAACACCCTCCGCTCTGCCATGCTATACCTGATGACCAACCAGCATGTACAGGGTGAGGAaatacatacacaacacacacactggcagacATTTCATTCAATTCGATGGCGCTTGTAGACAATGGTTCCGCATTCACGGTAAACAATGCATATGTCGGCTAAataggaaattagctgtaaataTTAAACATTCTACAAAACTTGATCGGATGGAAAACCCGGCCaaagagtgtgtgtttgtcccagaTCGCTGTCACCGAGAGATCGGCGAGGTTCTTGAGGGACGTGCAGACGCTTCGTTTGAGGACAGACATGCCATGCCGTATGTTCAAGCCACGATCCACGAGGCACAGCGCATGAGTGACACCGTTCCTCTTAGCGTGTTCCATACTACCTGCAGCGACACACAAATAAACAGCTACCAGCTGCCCCAGGTGAGCATTACCATGACGACTGATATGCTGCCTGATGTTGACCTTAGAACTATAAAGGTCTCCTGGGCTACAGTGAATGATGTCATGATTGGTGCTGTCTCAGTCTTTAGTgtacctcttcacctctccttctcacccttaatccctctctccctcatctgttCCAGGGCACGATGGTGATTCCTAACCTGTCTTCAGTGCTGCATGAAGAGGGCCAGTGGAAATTCCCACACGAGTTCAACCCTGAGAACTTCCTCAACGAGGTCGGAGAGTTTGTGAAACCAGAAGCCTTTCTGCCATTCTCTGCAGGTGCCTTTTTGCCAAAAGCGTCATTATCTATGGCTTATAAATTATACTAAGACAGGAGAATATGTTGACATAAAATGCCAGGCTGCATGCATATGAAAGGTATGAGTGAAATGTTGTTCTCATTGATAGCCGTGTGTGTGTTCCCTAGGATCTCGTGTGTGTCTGGGGGAGGGGTTAGCACGTATGGAGCTCTTCCTGGTTCTAGTGACATTGCTTCGGCGTTACCGATTCGTCTGGCCTGAGGATGGAGGTGTCCCAGATTTCAGCCTCATCTTTGGTGGGACACAGTCTCCAAAGCCTTACCGCCTTGGAGTGCGCCTGAGGAGCAGCGAGGAGCTACCCACAGGCTCCACAAGAGAGATCTAGTTCTGTCAGACAGCTATAGATCTTATGCTGTAATAATTAAACTTCATTTTAGTAATTCATCAGATGAGTAGTTTTTCAACAATGTGTAACCCACCATTTAATGCCTTATAATCTGTGTCAGCTTCTGTAAGGATCAGATATTGGAATGATCATTCAAACTAGATCTTTCAGCATGCTTGCATGTATTTTGTAATCCATACCATTGTTAAAACTATTTGTGTTTATCTTAATTACAACGAATTGTATTTTCTTATCAAGTTTTCTTAGGTAAAATAATAATTACTAAAACCATGTGATTTGGATTAAAAATGTGAACCTCTGATTTTATGTCCTCCCATCCCCTTACCTGCATCTGTAACTCTTATGATTGAGGTTGAATCTCCAgaaccccccaaaaaattgaTGATGCTCTTATATAAGCTACAATGCTTAACCTAGTATTGCAGACAAATGTTTCGTGCAGATAGTTATTGCTATTTGCCCCCTAGATAGCATATGCTGGACATTTTTATATAAACTTGTTTCTTAAAGCTTCTAAATGCTTTCACCTTTACCAAACTGATTATTTCTCTCAGATCAATAATAACCACTCAGATTTAAGTCATTTATGAAGGGACCTCCATAGTCTCCTCTCCAGAAAGATCCATGAAGAAATCTCTCCTCGGCACTGGAGATTGTGCATTATGGGGATAAACATTTGAAGACTTTCGCCTACATGTTGACTGCATGAACATTAAAACAGCCATGTGATCAAAGATCATGAAGTTCCAACTACAGTCTACTTACATTTTCTGCAGTTGCTCCTCACCAGCCGCAACTTGCAGCTATCTCCTGTTTTGTTTTGGTTTGACccacgtactttggtgcgaaaagtgcaaatcaatcacagaacaacagcaaaggcgcttgtgaagatgctggagtaaacaggtaaaaaagtatctatatccacagtaaaacaagtcctatatggacataacctgaaaggccgctcagcaaggaagaagccactgctccaaaaccgacataaaaaagacagactaccaTTTGCAACTGGgggcaaagattgtactttttggagaaatgtcgtctggtctgatgaaacaaaaatagaactgtttggccataatgaccatcattatgtttggaggaaaaagggggcggcttgcaatccgaagaacaccatcccaaccgtgaagcacgggggtggcagcatcatgttgtgggggtgctttgctgcaggagggactggtgcacttcacaaaatagatggcatcatgaggaggaaaattatgtggatatatttaagcaacatctcaagacatcagtcaggaagttgaaggttggtcacaaatgggtcttccaaatggacaatgaccccaagcatacttccaaagttgtggcaaaatggcttaaggacagcacagtcaaggtattggagtggccatcacaaagccctgacctcagtcccatagaacatttgtgggcagaactgaaaaagtgtgtgcgagcaaggaggcctagaaacctgactcagttacaccagctctgtcaggaagaatgggccaaaattcacccaacttattgtggaaggctacctgaaacgtttgaccaaagtaaaacaatttaaaggcaatgctaccaaattctaattgagtgtatgtaaacttctg contains these protein-coding regions:
- the LOC135522105 gene encoding vitamin D(3) 25-hydroxylase-like; the encoded protein is MLGSVVLLWLFILLLFFFIRVRRPKNFPPGPRPLPILGNLLQLDPVNPLKDLEGLKRRYGNVFSLYIGSRPAVVLNGLEVVREALVTRAAEYAGRPTHMMVSHLFKGKGIVMANYGSSWRDHRRFALTTLRNFGLGKRSMEERILEEVSHICTELESSAGGSMDPQHLFHLAASNIICSLIFGERFEYDDPVILTLIQRLEEFTKEALGPWAMLYEIIPVLRPLPLPFRNVFHKFDQMKEHIKKVVTKHKHSRVAGEPRDLLDCYLDQIDKTADGGSTFNDAQMVSLLLDLFIAGTDTTSNTLRSAMLYLMTNQHVQDRCHREIGEVLEGRADASFEDRHAMPYVQATIHEAQRMSDTVPLSVFHTTCSDTQINSYQLPQGTMVIPNLSSVLHEEGQWKFPHEFNPENFLNEVGEFVKPEAFLPFSAGSRVCLGEGLARMELFLVLVTLLRRYRFVWPEDGGVPDFSLIFGGTQSPKPYRLGVRLRSSEELPTGSTREI